In Tsukamurella tyrosinosolvens, the genomic window CCCACGGCGCGAGCATCACCGGCGCGGTCTCGGAGCTGATCGCGCCCAGCGTCGTGAGCACCTGCGGGGCCAGCACGAACGCCGCGGCCGCGACGACCCGGCTGCCGCGCGAGCCGGTGCGCAGTGCCTCGGCGAGCCGGATGATCCCCCAGAAGCCGGCGAACAGGAGCAGCGCCCACCACAGGCGCTGCGTGACCCACGGCGGGACGTGCAGGAACTGGCCCAGCGCGAAGAACGCGCCGTGCGGGAAGAAGTAGCCGTAGGCCTGGTTCTGCACCTGGCCGAGCGGGGACTGGCTGGACCAGACGTTGGCCGCGCGGGCGAGGAAGCCGATGGGGTTCGCCGTGAGATCGAGCTTGGTGTCGGCGACGACCTTCCCGGGCGCGCTGAGGAAGCTCAGCGCGAGCAGGGCGACGAACGCCCACGCGCCTGCGCGGCGGGTCAGGGGTTCGTCGGAGAAGTGGGGGCTACTTGTTGGCACCCGAGTCGTCGCGCTCGCCGTAGTTCGACGAGCCCTGCAGGAAGCCCTTGTCCTTCGACACGGTGTTGACGTCGGTGGTCGGCGACGTCTGCGCGACGGCCGCGCCGCTCACCAGTGCGAGGGCCACGGCGACGACGATGCCGGCGAGCGCGGCGGTGGCGCTGGCGATGATCGAGGTGCGGTCCATGCGGGAAAGTCTACAGGTCCAGCTCGGCGCAGCCCGACGGCACGATCATCACCGGCCGCTTGCATCCGCGCAGCACGTGCTCGGAAACGGACGAATGCCACAGCGACCGGATGCCCGAGACGCCGCGGCTCCCGGACACGATGACGTCCACGTCGAACGTGTCGGACGCGGCGATGAGCGCGGTCCACACGGTGGTGGACACCTCGATGAGCTCGCCGTGCGCGGTGAAGCCGGCGGCGGCCGCCAGGTCGACGCCCTGCTGGTTCGTCTTCTTGGCCTCGGCGTGCACGACGTCGCTCTCGCGGGTGAGTGCGGTCTCGGCGGCACCGGCCCCCGCGACGCCGGACATGGCGGACAGGCGGGCGGCCTGATGGATCGTGGACTCCCACGCGGTGACGACGATCGCCTCGGCGTCGCGGCCCTGCGCGAGGACCTTGCTGGCGTACTTGACGGCGCGCTGGGAGGACTCGGAGCCGTCGTACGCGATCAGAACCTTGACGGGGACACTCATGCGGATCACCTCGATCTTCACGGTTACCTGATGCCTCCAGGCTACGCCGAAACGCCTCGGTTGCAAGATGCAAGTCCGGGCGAGTCCGGCGCGCCGCGAACGCGCCCCCGGGCTGGTTTTCCCGCGCCTGCCAGACTGCGCGCATGCGAAGAAACCGCACCCCGCTCCGTCCCGTCGCCCTCGCCGCGGCCGTGCTCGCCGCCCTCGCCGTGACGCCCGCGACCGCGGGAGCGGCACCGTCGAACCAGGCCTGCGGGGGCTGGCGCACGACGGTCCTGCGGTCCGGCATGGGCGCCCTCGAGAACCTCGCCTTCGACGGCACCGGCACCGTCTACCTGTCCCGGCAGAACGTGCTCACCGGGAAGGGGAGCCTGCTCGCGGGCGCCGCGCCCGGCGCGCTGCGCACCGTCGTCGACCTGCCGAACCCCGGCGGGATCGTGGTCCGCGGCGGCGCGGTGCACGTCGCGACGGCGAACAGCGCGCCGTCGGGGCTGCTGGGGAAGCCGGACGGCACGGTGACCGTCGTGGACCCGGCCACCGGCGCGACCCGCATCGTCGCGTCCGGGCTGACCATGCCCAACGGCCTCGCGCTGCTGCCCGACGGCCGCGCCGTGACCAGCACCGTCCTCGGCCCGCGGCAGGGGATCGTCGCGACCGCGCCCGGCGGCGTGCCCGTGCCCTTCGCGCTGCGCGGCGAGCCCGTCAACGGCCTCTGGTTCGACGGTGCCTCCGGCCGCCTCTGGGCCTCGACGGCCACCACCGCGACCACGCGGCTCTACGCCATCGATCCCGCGCATCCCGACCGGCCGCGCCGCTACGAGGTGCCCGGGTTCGGGCCGGGGCACTTCGCCGACGACCTCACCGTGGGGCCCGACGGTGCCGTCTACGCCGCGCTCGACCTGCCGGGGACCGTCGTGCGGCTCGACCCGGCGACCGGCGCGCAGTGCACGATCGCGACCGGTCACCGCGGCGTGACGTCGGTGCGGTTCGGCCGCGGCCCGGGCTGGGACGGCGCCGCGCTGTACGCGACGACCCTCACCGGCAAGCTGCTTCGGCTGGCCCGGTAGCGGCGGCGATCTGACAGACTGGCCCCGATGCAGAAGTTTCGGAACCTCACGATCCTGGTGATCGCCGCGGCCGGCGTCGCGGCGTGCGGCCCGTCGAACCCCGACGCCGCGCTGTCCACGACGACCGTGGCGCAGGCCCCGTCGGCGACGAGGTCCGCGGCACCGTCGTCGGGCCCGGGACGCCCGGTGACCTGCGCTTCGGACTTCCTCGCGAAGCTCTCGGTGCGGGAGAAGGCCGGGCAGTTGCTCATGGTCGGCGTGAAGGACGCGGCCGACGCCCGGCGCGCCGTGCAGCAGGGCGTGGGCGGCGTGTTCATCGGTAGCTGGACCGACAAATCCGTGTTCTCGGGCGGGACGCTGCAGGGCGTCGCGAAGGCCGGGAAGGTGCCGGCGATGGTCTCCGTCGACGAGGAGGGCGGCCGCGTCTCCCGCGTGCCCGGCGCGAACCTCGTCTCGGCGCGCGAGCTGGCGCGCACGAAGACCGTCGCGCAGGCGCGAGCCGAGGGCGCGCGCGTCGGCAAGCTGTTGAAGTCGATGGGGATCACCGTGGACTTCGCCCCCGACGCCGACGTCTCCGCCCAGTCCGACGACTCCGTGATCGGCGACCGCTCGTACTCGAACGACCCGGCCGTGGTCGTGAAGTACTCGCAGGCCTTCGCCGCGGGCCTGCGCGACGGTGGCGTGTACCCGGTGTTCAAGCACTTCCCGGGGCACGGCAGCTCGTCGGGCGACTCGCACCAGGGCGGGGTGAGCGTGCCGCCGCTGAACGCCTTGAAGGCCAAGGACCTCGTGCCCTTCCGCGCCGCGGTCGACACCGGCGACGCGGGCGTCATGGTCGGCCACCTGACGGTGCCCGGCCTCACGGAGCCGGGCCTGCCGACCAGCCTCAGCCCGGCGACGATGCGCCTCCTGCGCGACGGTGCCGGGTACGGCGCGAAGCCCTTCGACGGGCCGATCTTCACCGATGATCTCTCCGGGATGAAGGCGATCACCGACCGGTTCAGCGTGCCGCAGGCCGTCGCGAAGTCGCTGGAGGCGGGCGCCGACGTCGCGCTGTGGATCTCCACCGATCAGCTGGGCGCGGCGCTCGACGCCGTGGAGGCCTCGGTGAAGGCGAAGCGCATCACGATGCGGCGCCTCGACGATTCCGTGCTCCGCGTGGCGCGGGTGAAGCACGCCGTACGCTGCTGATTCCGAACGGATTTCACCGGAACTTACTTGCGAGTAACCTCGTGGGCTAGGATCTGACTCGAGAGTAAGGAGGACGCCGATGGCCGGTGGGACGAAGCGTTTGCCGCGCGCGGTACGCGAGCAGCAGATGCTGGACGCCGCCATCAAGGTGTTCTCGCGCAACGGCTTCTACGAGACGTCGATGGACGCGGTGGCCCGTGAGGCGCAGATCAGCAAGCCGATGCTGTACCTGTACTACGGGTCCAAGGACGAACTCTTCGCCGCGTGCGTCACGCGCGAGGCGGGCAAGTTCATGCGCAGCATCGAGTTCGACGCCAGCCCCACGCTGCCGCCGTCGCAGCGCCTGCGCTCGGTGATCGCCGGCTTCCTCAAGTACGTCGACCAGAACCGCGACGCCTGGCGCGTGATGTACCGCGAGACCACCGGCCAGGCCGCCTTCGCCGCGCTCTCCGAGAACAGCCGCGAGCGGGTCGTCGAGATGACCGCGGTGCTGCTCCGCGAGGCCGCCAAGTACGCGCCGGAGGACACGGATTTCGAGCTCTACGCCGTCGCCCTCGTCGGCTCCGGCGAGGCGATCGCGGACCGTCTGGCCACCGGCAAGGTCGAGCTCGACCGCGCCGTCGAGATCATGACCTCGTTCCTCTGGGGCGGCATCCGCGGCGAACGCCCGGAGTGAGTCAGTCGGACAGTTCTTGCCACCACCGGCCGGAGAGGTGCGTGACCCTGGTCCGAGCCGCGTCGGTCGGGGTCGCGCCGTCGGGGTGGTAGGCCAGGCGCGTGGTACTGATCGACGGGCCGGCGATGTGGAACCGCACGACACTGTCGGTCTTGTACGCCGAGTAGACCTGCTGAGTTCCGATCTTCCGTGATTCGTAGTCGACGACGTCCGCCCGCGGGTCGGCGAGCATCTGCTCGGCGACGGCCCGCAACCGGGGTTCGTCGTAGTTCCACCGGGCCTCGGGCACCGCGTTCGTCACGCCCAGCCCGATCGCGATCGCCCCGATCAGCGGAATGATCAGCAACCGCCACGCGAACCGGCGGATCGTGCGCGCCCAGGCCACCAGGTACACCAGCCAGCCCAGGAACAGAACCACACCGCCGAGGAGCGACAGCACGCCCAGGCCGGGGTCGCCGGGGAAGGTGCCTGCCCAGAGGAGCGCCGCGGCGTCGAGGACGAGAAAGACCGCCAGTCCGTACCCGAAGTGGGTCCAATTGCGCTGCGCCTCACGATCTGCCGTCATGCATCGACACTACGAGATGCTGCATGGCCCGAGCGCGGGAATGTCGACGCCGCTGCGTCCAGTGACGGGTATGCGTTCCGCGCATCGCTCTTCTGAACGACTACTGCACCCCCGCGGCCCGCGCGCCCGCACCCGGAGACGACGGTGCCCGCCGCGGCCGAAGCCGGGCGGGCACCGTCGGAGAACAGGGCTACAACGGCGTGACGGTGGCCGTCACGTGCGGGAAGCCCTTCTTGAGGTCCTTCGCGACGATCTCGGTACCGCCGGTCGCCTCG contains:
- a CDS encoding SMP-30/gluconolactonase/LRE family protein, with the translated sequence MRRNRTPLRPVALAAAVLAALAVTPATAGAAPSNQACGGWRTTVLRSGMGALENLAFDGTGTVYLSRQNVLTGKGSLLAGAAPGALRTVVDLPNPGGIVVRGGAVHVATANSAPSGLLGKPDGTVTVVDPATGATRIVASGLTMPNGLALLPDGRAVTSTVLGPRQGIVATAPGGVPVPFALRGEPVNGLWFDGASGRLWASTATTATTRLYAIDPAHPDRPRRYEVPGFGPGHFADDLTVGPDGAVYAALDLPGTVVRLDPATGAQCTIATGHRGVTSVRFGRGPGWDGAALYATTLTGKLLRLAR
- a CDS encoding TetR/AcrR family transcriptional regulator, with amino-acid sequence MAGGTKRLPRAVREQQMLDAAIKVFSRNGFYETSMDAVAREAQISKPMLYLYYGSKDELFAACVTREAGKFMRSIEFDASPTLPPSQRLRSVIAGFLKYVDQNRDAWRVMYRETTGQAAFAALSENSRERVVEMTAVLLREAAKYAPEDTDFELYAVALVGSGEAIADRLATGKVELDRAVEIMTSFLWGGIRGERPE
- a CDS encoding universal stress protein codes for the protein MSVPVKVLIAYDGSESSQRAVKYASKVLAQGRDAEAIVVTAWESTIHQAARLSAMSGVAGAGAAETALTRESDVVHAEAKKTNQQGVDLAAAAGFTAHGELIEVSTTVWTALIAASDTFDVDVIVSGSRGVSGIRSLWHSSVSEHVLRGCKRPVMIVPSGCAELDL
- a CDS encoding DUF2613 family protein; protein product: MDRTSIIASATAALAGIVVAVALALVSGAAVAQTSPTTDVNTVSKDKGFLQGSSNYGERDDSGANK
- a CDS encoding glycoside hydrolase family 3 N-terminal domain-containing protein, with the translated sequence MQKFRNLTILVIAAAGVAACGPSNPDAALSTTTVAQAPSATRSAAPSSGPGRPVTCASDFLAKLSVREKAGQLLMVGVKDAADARRAVQQGVGGVFIGSWTDKSVFSGGTLQGVAKAGKVPAMVSVDEEGGRVSRVPGANLVSARELARTKTVAQARAEGARVGKLLKSMGITVDFAPDADVSAQSDDSVIGDRSYSNDPAVVVKYSQAFAAGLRDGGVYPVFKHFPGHGSSSGDSHQGGVSVPPLNALKAKDLVPFRAAVDTGDAGVMVGHLTVPGLTEPGLPTSLSPATMRLLRDGAGYGAKPFDGPIFTDDLSGMKAITDRFSVPQAVAKSLEAGADVALWISTDQLGAALDAVEASVKAKRITMRRLDDSVLRVARVKHAVRC